ctaatcgacattagattatattattattttaataagtgagtttaagtttaattaaattttatttaacttgtaaaacatatgattttgttatttttaaataattatcattgtaaaatatcttaaaaatataatattttaatttgtttaattatttattatttttaaataattatcattgtaaaatatctcaaaaatatcttattttaatttttttaattatttattttattttatttaagtttaagtttaatggtttataaactaccgttaaatataagaatattctgttcaATATAAGAatatcgttaaatataagaatattatgttcaatataagaatattccgttaaaattaccattgaaaaaaataaaaaatcgttaaaacaaaaaattctcATTAtctacacttattatatagaagatatatttagagagagagagatcacaACTAGACTAGAAAATAAATAGTTAAATTTTAGAGCTAATTAATCTGCAAGTTCAATTTGTTATTTTCTCTGAGATAAAGTGTATTTAATCTCAATAAATAGTTAAACACTAAGGTTatctttaataatattttaaatttgtatCTAAGTGCAAAAATTGTACTAAATCACACTCTAAtgaaattttaaatattgtgatatattaatGGATGTAAATAGTGTTGCATTATATTTGATGAAACACTAAGACACAATTTTAAAATATTCTTTTAAATTTTACTTCAATCTAACATTTTTTTTGTACAAATTATTCTTAATAAAAGAGAAATTCTAGTGTTAAATTGGAGATGAGAAAAATAGAGAATATGAAAATTGAACTAATATAATGCAAAAGTTAGATTTTTATTAGAATTTTGGTTGAAGTTAGCTCTAAGAAGTTGCAAGTATCAATATCTAATCCTCACAAAGAATATTTAGTGCTAAGAATGTGGAAAATGATACTAACGATTTAGGGATGGAAAGGTTTGGTTACCTGAATGTATTCATTGCCGAGGAGAAAGTGTTATAAGAGTTTTTTCCCTAATGAGATTCTGGTAGATCGTTATGCAGAGATTCTACATTGGTTCCACACTATAGAAGCTCAGAAAAGCTCACCTGCCCACTTAATATACTTCTCCTTTATTCATGGATAAAGAAAAAGATACAGATGTAAAGGAAAAATTTGCATTTTCAGCCCTGAAGAAAGAATTTAAGGAATCTTCTCCATTTATTGCTCACTCTGAATTTTACATATTGAACAAGGAAGAAGCTGACTTTAATCCACAGAAAcaggtatatatatatagccAAATAATGCCCCAGAAATTGTACTCCAACCAGCACAGAAAGAATCAAAAGAATATGAATAGAAAAATAACTCaggaaaaaagagaaaaagaaaatcgTAGATACAAAGGAAGAAAATGAACAAAAAAAGCCAAGTGTTTCAGCAGCAAAGAGGGCATATAATCAATCCATTCTCATTACACTTGGGACAAATTTGGTACTGACCATTACCATCATCTTCTTCACTAATGACCTTATGGCTGCCATTGCAATTGAAGCAAACCACGAACCTTACTCCTCCACACCCTTCACAAGGGCCATCACTCCTATCAATGGGGACACTTTTGAAGAGTGGCCTAAGCTTTCCTTGCTCATGTAGTCCCAGCACCTCCTCTGCTCCACCAATGTATCTTCCTCTAATGAAAAGCTTTGGAGGAAGTGCTCTTCCATCCAAGATCATCCTCAACTCTTCCCTGAATTCTAAGTGCATCGAAACATCTCTTTCGTAATACAGTACCCGAAAGCTCTCGAGAAGAAAGCGTATGCTGCTGCAGCCTTCGAAAGTCTTTCGAATCCCTCTCAGTGTTGTTGTGTAGAAGATTATTGACTCTGAACCACCCGGTGGACACTTCTCTTCGAATTCTAGCAAAGGGTCATCATCCCCATCACCATCTTTTTCGATTCGTGGAGCTTTCGAAGGTGGCtcgtgttcttcttcttcttcttcttctttgctcTTTTCTTCAGTTCTGTTTTTTCTCTCCGCTTCGCTCATTCTGATATGTTCCAACACCGCTTGATGAAATGCGGCGAGCAGTCTCGGATCAAATAGGCTATGCGAGTTCAAATCCGGCCGCCGGAAAGACGAGATGTCCATCTCCGATAAAGGGGTTGTTTCAGTTTGTCTGTGATTACCAGGCTCTGGTGTCGACAGTTCTGAATCTTTCGAAACCCTTCTCTCTCTTAATCCCTGCTCTGTTCTTATCGAAATCTCTGGATTGGGTTTGAGATAAAACGGGTTCTTCGTAGACAAATGTGGCCTGATGTTCTCCTTGTCGTCTGTATCTTCATCAAAATccatatcttcttcttcttcaaggtCTTTCATCAGCTCTTCCACATCGATAACATCGGGCTCTTGTACTGCCACGCAACTCCGGTTAATTTTCTTCTCCTCTGTTCCTTCGAAACTCAACCTGCTCTGAGCTTGAACATTGACATCGTTGGGAGAAGAATCTACGTACCCATTTGAGAAACTCACCTGAAGAATTCGATCTTGGAGCTTAAGATAGTCAGCGGGTTTGATTGATTTGATTTTCTTGAGCAATTTTCCTTTCACCCCCTTCATTTTCTTGGCCACAAACCCCAACTATAGATTTCAAAATCTAAACTTGGCAAGGGAAACTCAGTGCTGAAAAAATGCCCTTTCTTTTCGTGAAATACCAACAAGATCGGACGAAAGTAAAATTCGATTctttggagaagaagaagaagagacgCAGTTCTGTGCTGTCCAAATTTTGGTTCCAACGGCTAGAAACTTAGCCAGAGGCAATTTAAAACTCCAAGGCGTAGTGTTTTTGGGACAGAGGAGGAATCCTATGAGATGCGAATCAGGATAAGCATTACGTAAACATTTTAGAATACAGCCAAGTAGgcaaaaaagtaaaaaataaatagaaGTATATAAATGAGTGAATATTTATAACACACGTGTGATTTCTAGAGGTTGCTTGAAAATACATAATGGCTCAAATGTTGATCGAAATAGCTAGGCTTGGGAAAGTTTAAGGGTAACGGTCATAATTGATTAGATTGGCCTACTAGAATTTAAgagttttttctctttttttttacaTGACAAAGTTTCCCTAAGACAT
This genomic interval from Humulus lupulus chromosome 8, drHumLupu1.1, whole genome shotgun sequence contains the following:
- the LOC133797712 gene encoding uncharacterized protein At5g39865-like, which codes for MKGVKGKLLKKIKSIKPADYLKLQDRILQVSFSNGYVDSSPNDVNVQAQSRLSFEGTEEKKINRSCVAVQEPDVIDVEELMKDLEEEEDMDFDEDTDDKENIRPHLSTKNPFYLKPNPEISIRTEQGLRERRVSKDSELSTPEPGNHRQTETTPLSEMDISSFRRPDLNSHSLFDPRLLAAFHQAVLEHIRMSEAERKNRTEEKSKEEEEEEEHEPPSKAPRIEKDGDGDDDPLLEFEEKCPPGGSESIIFYTTTLRGIRKTFEGCSSIRFLLESFRVLYYERDVSMHLEFREELRMILDGRALPPKLFIRGRYIGGAEEVLGLHEQGKLRPLFKSVPIDRSDGPCEGCGGVRFVVCFNCNGSHKVISEEDDGNGQYQICPKCNENGLIICPLCC